A region of Carassius auratus strain Wakin chromosome 41, ASM336829v1, whole genome shotgun sequence DNA encodes the following proteins:
- the LOC113059519 gene encoding centrosomal protein of 85 kDa-like isoform X1: MTTSQKYQNPKLAVGRSDTEWLTPAVSEKFQSRFGWRPNTVDSGDTGLGTSDYTEDICSTSSSPSFQPIRSQIPIPTAHVMPSTAGALASKLKPRASEEAQASSSSSSSKSSLPKSASSPSLDAQHDGNLDTTAVKPDCLSRYRSLVNGFDHSLFPSGDQTQLDEAQKFDVPAMEPTLNQSALLGGLCHDVRQQLQMTRLVDNTGLLEQTYKVLPEARAGLTCAVEPYGQKNIHPGSSVSARMFSVPQGLQTQALLRDQASTGAYDSLLQERCCELASWQQQKQKLESLRLQVEQMQLMTGGNGLYSSLHQATSYTENSKWDAFIKANENLLKEKELTIERQKQQMSLLEQRLRESELQVHSALMGRGGPYTDVCLLRLQEAQRENAFLRAQFAESSDCYTKEKLEDDRRLGAVEAETQRLNGVLKESSEKHAEELKKQEERIRSRDKHINSLKKKCQKESEQNREKQQRIETLERYLADLPTMEDYQAQHKKLEEAEERAVQLQASIGDLEAQLEEAHSAVRNKETQLEEQRHKERELLTTVTSLQNRVQESLEDGVRLPSLDREKLQEENTTLKDEHLRLKKVIEKQLGIMEQLGSQIRSLEEHLSQEECSSQALREEVAEKEESLLQLRTAMKELSVQNQELMEHNLTLQERLQGEDVPSGPGLLPVGARLTQKLYGEMAACLCDLRSLCNILTQRAQGHDPNLSMLLGIASAPPAGEQWQDWLSPEGLQKKLQEAQQLRRDVEELRTIVSDRYAQDMGENCITQ, encoded by the exons ATATCTGCAGCACTAGTAGCAGTCCCTCTTTCCAGCCCATCCGCAGTCAGATCCCCATCCCCACTGCCCATGTCATGCCCTCCACAGCCGGAGCTCTGGCCTCCAAGCTCAAGCCACGTGCTTCTGAAGAGGCCCAGGCATCCTCCAGCTCTTCCAGCTCCAAGTCATCCCTCCCCAAATCTGCATCCTCCCCCAGCCTGGACGCTCAGCACGATGGAAATTTAGATACAACTGCGGTCAAGCCTGACTGCTTGAGCCGATACCGCAGCCTAGTTAATGGCTTCGATCACTCGCTCTTCCCCTCTGGAGATCAGACGCAGCTGGATGAAGCCCAGAAGTTTGATGTACCTGCCATGGAGCCAACGCTTAATCAGTCGGCTCTGCTTGGGGGACTTTGCCATGATGTACGGCAGCAGCTGCAGATGACCAGGCTTGTGGACAATACAGGCTTGCTAGAACAGACCTATAAAGTCCTACCAGAGGCTAGGGCAGGCCTCACCTGTGCCGTAGAACCATATGGCCAAAAGAACATTCATCCAGGGTCCAGTGTCTCTGCCAGGATGTTTTCGGTACCTCAGGGCCTGCAGACTCAGGCTCTCCTGAGGGACCAGGCCAGCACAGGAGCATATGATTCACTACTGCAGGAACGCTGTTGTGAACTGGCCAGCTGGCAGCAGCAGAAGCAGAAACTCGAGAGTCTGCGGCTACAGGTGGAACAAATGCAG ttaATGACCGGAGGAAATGGACTATATTCATCTCTCCATCAAGCAACCTCTTACACTGAGAACAGCAAGTGGGATGCTTTCATTAAAGCCAATGAAAACTTGCTAAAAGAGAAAGAACTTACCATTGAAAG ACAGAAGCAGCAAATGTCGCTGCTGGAACAGCGTCTCAGAGAGAGTGAGCTACAGGTGCACAGTGCCCTCATGGGACGTGGAGGCCCTTACACTGATGTGTGTCTGTTAAGACTGCAG GAAGCCCAACGGGAAAATGCTTTTTTGCGAGCCCAGTTCGCCGAGAGCAGTGACTGCTATACCAAGGAGAAGCTAGAAGACGACCGCAGACTGGGTGCAGTAGAAGCAGAGACTCAACGTCTGAATGGGGTCTTAAAAGAAAGCAGTGAAAAACATGCAGAAGAGCTAAAGAAACAAGAGGAGAGG ATCCGAAGTCGAGACAAGCACATTAACAGCTTGAAAAAGAAGTGTCAGAAAGAGTCGGAGCAGAACAGAGAAAAACAGCAGCGGATTGAGACGCTCGAGCGATATCTTGCTGATCTTCCCACCATGGAAGACTACCAGGCCCAGCACAAAAAG CTGGAGGAAGCAGAAGAGAGGGCAGTCCAGTTGCAAGCCTCCATCGGAGACCTGGAAGCCCAACTGGAGGAAGCCCACAGTGCTGTGCGCAACAAAGAAACCCAACTGGAAGAACAGAGACACAAGGAGAGAGAACTGCTTACAACAGTCACCAG TCTCCAGAACAGAGTACAGGAGAGCCTTGAGGACGGAGTGAGGTTGCCTTCTCTTGACAGAGAGAAGCTACAAGAAGAAAACACTACCTTGAAAGATGAGCATCTGCGGCtcaaaaag gTCATTGAAAAGCAACTCGGGATAATGGAGCAGCTTGGCTCACAGATCAGG AGTCTGGAGGAGCATCTCTCTCAGGAAGAGTGCAGTAGTCAGGCGCTTCGAGAGGAGGTGGCAGAGAAAGAGGAGAGTCTGCTGCAGTTACGCACTGCTATGAAAGAG CTCTCAGTGCAGAACCAGGAACTGATGGAACATAATCTGACACTTCAAGAGCGTCTTCAGGGTGAGGATGTGCCAAGTGGTCCTGGTTTGCTCCCTGTGGGAGCCCGGCTCACCCAGAAGCTGTATGGAGAGATGGCCGCCTGTCTGTGTGACCTCCGCTCCCTCTGCAACATCCTCACCCAGCGGGCTCAAGGTCATGACCCAAACCTCTCAATGCTGCTCGGCATTGCCT CAGCTCCCCCTGCAGGAGAGCAGTGGCAGGACTGGCTGAGCCCCGAGGGGCTGCAGAAGAAGCTGCAGGAAGCTCAGCAGCTCCGTCGAGACGTCGAGGAACTGAGAACCATAGTCTCTGACCGCTACGCTCAGGATATGGGAGAAAACTGCATCACTCAGTGA
- the LOC113059519 gene encoding centrosomal protein of 85 kDa-like isoform X2 gives MTTSQKYQNPKLAVGRSDTEWLTPAVSEKFQSRFGWRPNTVDSGDTGLGTSDYTEDICSTSSSPSFQPIRSQIPIPTAHVMPSTAGALASKLKPRASEEAQASSSSSSSKSSLPKSASSPSLDAQHDGNLDTTAVKPDCLSRYRSLVNGFDHSLFPSGDQTQLDEAQKFDVPAMEPTLNQSALLGGLCHDVRQQLQMTRLVDNTGLLEQTYKVLPEARAGLTCAVEPYGQKNIHPGSSVSARMFSVPQGLQTQALLRDQASTGAYDSLLQERCCELASWQQQKQKLESLRLQVEQMQLMTGGNGLYSSLHQATSYTENSKWDAFIKANENLLKEKELTIERQKQQMSLLEQRLRESELQVHSALMGRGGPYTDVCLLRLQEAQRENAFLRAQFAESSDCYTKEKLEDDRRLGAVEAETQRLNGVLKESSEKHAEELKKQEERIRSRDKHINSLKKKCQKESEQNREKQQRIETLERYLADLPTMEDYQAQHKKLEEAEERAVQLQASIGDLEAQLEEAHSAVRNKETQLEEQRHKERELLTTVTSLQNRVQESLEDGVRLPSLDREKLQEENTTLKDEHLRLKKVIEKQLGIMEQLGSQIRSLEEHLSQEECSSQALREEVAEKEESLLQLRTAMKELSVQNQELMEHNLTLQERLQGEDVPSGPGLLPVGARLTQKLYGEMAACLCDLRSLCNILTQRAQGHDPNLSMLLGIASPPAGEQWQDWLSPEGLQKKLQEAQQLRRDVEELRTIVSDRYAQDMGENCITQ, from the exons ATATCTGCAGCACTAGTAGCAGTCCCTCTTTCCAGCCCATCCGCAGTCAGATCCCCATCCCCACTGCCCATGTCATGCCCTCCACAGCCGGAGCTCTGGCCTCCAAGCTCAAGCCACGTGCTTCTGAAGAGGCCCAGGCATCCTCCAGCTCTTCCAGCTCCAAGTCATCCCTCCCCAAATCTGCATCCTCCCCCAGCCTGGACGCTCAGCACGATGGAAATTTAGATACAACTGCGGTCAAGCCTGACTGCTTGAGCCGATACCGCAGCCTAGTTAATGGCTTCGATCACTCGCTCTTCCCCTCTGGAGATCAGACGCAGCTGGATGAAGCCCAGAAGTTTGATGTACCTGCCATGGAGCCAACGCTTAATCAGTCGGCTCTGCTTGGGGGACTTTGCCATGATGTACGGCAGCAGCTGCAGATGACCAGGCTTGTGGACAATACAGGCTTGCTAGAACAGACCTATAAAGTCCTACCAGAGGCTAGGGCAGGCCTCACCTGTGCCGTAGAACCATATGGCCAAAAGAACATTCATCCAGGGTCCAGTGTCTCTGCCAGGATGTTTTCGGTACCTCAGGGCCTGCAGACTCAGGCTCTCCTGAGGGACCAGGCCAGCACAGGAGCATATGATTCACTACTGCAGGAACGCTGTTGTGAACTGGCCAGCTGGCAGCAGCAGAAGCAGAAACTCGAGAGTCTGCGGCTACAGGTGGAACAAATGCAG ttaATGACCGGAGGAAATGGACTATATTCATCTCTCCATCAAGCAACCTCTTACACTGAGAACAGCAAGTGGGATGCTTTCATTAAAGCCAATGAAAACTTGCTAAAAGAGAAAGAACTTACCATTGAAAG ACAGAAGCAGCAAATGTCGCTGCTGGAACAGCGTCTCAGAGAGAGTGAGCTACAGGTGCACAGTGCCCTCATGGGACGTGGAGGCCCTTACACTGATGTGTGTCTGTTAAGACTGCAG GAAGCCCAACGGGAAAATGCTTTTTTGCGAGCCCAGTTCGCCGAGAGCAGTGACTGCTATACCAAGGAGAAGCTAGAAGACGACCGCAGACTGGGTGCAGTAGAAGCAGAGACTCAACGTCTGAATGGGGTCTTAAAAGAAAGCAGTGAAAAACATGCAGAAGAGCTAAAGAAACAAGAGGAGAGG ATCCGAAGTCGAGACAAGCACATTAACAGCTTGAAAAAGAAGTGTCAGAAAGAGTCGGAGCAGAACAGAGAAAAACAGCAGCGGATTGAGACGCTCGAGCGATATCTTGCTGATCTTCCCACCATGGAAGACTACCAGGCCCAGCACAAAAAG CTGGAGGAAGCAGAAGAGAGGGCAGTCCAGTTGCAAGCCTCCATCGGAGACCTGGAAGCCCAACTGGAGGAAGCCCACAGTGCTGTGCGCAACAAAGAAACCCAACTGGAAGAACAGAGACACAAGGAGAGAGAACTGCTTACAACAGTCACCAG TCTCCAGAACAGAGTACAGGAGAGCCTTGAGGACGGAGTGAGGTTGCCTTCTCTTGACAGAGAGAAGCTACAAGAAGAAAACACTACCTTGAAAGATGAGCATCTGCGGCtcaaaaag gTCATTGAAAAGCAACTCGGGATAATGGAGCAGCTTGGCTCACAGATCAGG AGTCTGGAGGAGCATCTCTCTCAGGAAGAGTGCAGTAGTCAGGCGCTTCGAGAGGAGGTGGCAGAGAAAGAGGAGAGTCTGCTGCAGTTACGCACTGCTATGAAAGAG CTCTCAGTGCAGAACCAGGAACTGATGGAACATAATCTGACACTTCAAGAGCGTCTTCAGGGTGAGGATGTGCCAAGTGGTCCTGGTTTGCTCCCTGTGGGAGCCCGGCTCACCCAGAAGCTGTATGGAGAGATGGCCGCCTGTCTGTGTGACCTCCGCTCCCTCTGCAACATCCTCACCCAGCGGGCTCAAGGTCATGACCCAAACCTCTCAATGCTGCTCGGCATTGCCT CTCCCCCTGCAGGAGAGCAGTGGCAGGACTGGCTGAGCCCCGAGGGGCTGCAGAAGAAGCTGCAGGAAGCTCAGCAGCTCCGTCGAGACGTCGAGGAACTGAGAACCATAGTCTCTGACCGCTACGCTCAGGATATGGGAGAAAACTGCATCACTCAGTGA
- the LOC113059519 gene encoding centrosomal protein of 85 kDa-like isoform X3 codes for MPSTAGALASKLKPRASEEAQASSSSSSSKSSLPKSASSPSLDAQHDGNLDTTAVKPDCLSRYRSLVNGFDHSLFPSGDQTQLDEAQKFDVPAMEPTLNQSALLGGLCHDVRQQLQMTRLVDNTGLLEQTYKVLPEARAGLTCAVEPYGQKNIHPGSSVSARMFSVPQGLQTQALLRDQASTGAYDSLLQERCCELASWQQQKQKLESLRLQVEQMQLMTGGNGLYSSLHQATSYTENSKWDAFIKANENLLKEKELTIERQKQQMSLLEQRLRESELQVHSALMGRGGPYTDVCLLRLQEAQRENAFLRAQFAESSDCYTKEKLEDDRRLGAVEAETQRLNGVLKESSEKHAEELKKQEERIRSRDKHINSLKKKCQKESEQNREKQQRIETLERYLADLPTMEDYQAQHKKLEEAEERAVQLQASIGDLEAQLEEAHSAVRNKETQLEEQRHKERELLTTVTSLQNRVQESLEDGVRLPSLDREKLQEENTTLKDEHLRLKKVIEKQLGIMEQLGSQIRSLEEHLSQEECSSQALREEVAEKEESLLQLRTAMKELSVQNQELMEHNLTLQERLQGEDVPSGPGLLPVGARLTQKLYGEMAACLCDLRSLCNILTQRAQGHDPNLSMLLGIASAPPAGEQWQDWLSPEGLQKKLQEAQQLRRDVEELRTIVSDRYAQDMGENCITQ; via the exons ATGCCCTCCACAGCCGGAGCTCTGGCCTCCAAGCTCAAGCCACGTGCTTCTGAAGAGGCCCAGGCATCCTCCAGCTCTTCCAGCTCCAAGTCATCCCTCCCCAAATCTGCATCCTCCCCCAGCCTGGACGCTCAGCACGATGGAAATTTAGATACAACTGCGGTCAAGCCTGACTGCTTGAGCCGATACCGCAGCCTAGTTAATGGCTTCGATCACTCGCTCTTCCCCTCTGGAGATCAGACGCAGCTGGATGAAGCCCAGAAGTTTGATGTACCTGCCATGGAGCCAACGCTTAATCAGTCGGCTCTGCTTGGGGGACTTTGCCATGATGTACGGCAGCAGCTGCAGATGACCAGGCTTGTGGACAATACAGGCTTGCTAGAACAGACCTATAAAGTCCTACCAGAGGCTAGGGCAGGCCTCACCTGTGCCGTAGAACCATATGGCCAAAAGAACATTCATCCAGGGTCCAGTGTCTCTGCCAGGATGTTTTCGGTACCTCAGGGCCTGCAGACTCAGGCTCTCCTGAGGGACCAGGCCAGCACAGGAGCATATGATTCACTACTGCAGGAACGCTGTTGTGAACTGGCCAGCTGGCAGCAGCAGAAGCAGAAACTCGAGAGTCTGCGGCTACAGGTGGAACAAATGCAG ttaATGACCGGAGGAAATGGACTATATTCATCTCTCCATCAAGCAACCTCTTACACTGAGAACAGCAAGTGGGATGCTTTCATTAAAGCCAATGAAAACTTGCTAAAAGAGAAAGAACTTACCATTGAAAG ACAGAAGCAGCAAATGTCGCTGCTGGAACAGCGTCTCAGAGAGAGTGAGCTACAGGTGCACAGTGCCCTCATGGGACGTGGAGGCCCTTACACTGATGTGTGTCTGTTAAGACTGCAG GAAGCCCAACGGGAAAATGCTTTTTTGCGAGCCCAGTTCGCCGAGAGCAGTGACTGCTATACCAAGGAGAAGCTAGAAGACGACCGCAGACTGGGTGCAGTAGAAGCAGAGACTCAACGTCTGAATGGGGTCTTAAAAGAAAGCAGTGAAAAACATGCAGAAGAGCTAAAGAAACAAGAGGAGAGG ATCCGAAGTCGAGACAAGCACATTAACAGCTTGAAAAAGAAGTGTCAGAAAGAGTCGGAGCAGAACAGAGAAAAACAGCAGCGGATTGAGACGCTCGAGCGATATCTTGCTGATCTTCCCACCATGGAAGACTACCAGGCCCAGCACAAAAAG CTGGAGGAAGCAGAAGAGAGGGCAGTCCAGTTGCAAGCCTCCATCGGAGACCTGGAAGCCCAACTGGAGGAAGCCCACAGTGCTGTGCGCAACAAAGAAACCCAACTGGAAGAACAGAGACACAAGGAGAGAGAACTGCTTACAACAGTCACCAG TCTCCAGAACAGAGTACAGGAGAGCCTTGAGGACGGAGTGAGGTTGCCTTCTCTTGACAGAGAGAAGCTACAAGAAGAAAACACTACCTTGAAAGATGAGCATCTGCGGCtcaaaaag gTCATTGAAAAGCAACTCGGGATAATGGAGCAGCTTGGCTCACAGATCAGG AGTCTGGAGGAGCATCTCTCTCAGGAAGAGTGCAGTAGTCAGGCGCTTCGAGAGGAGGTGGCAGAGAAAGAGGAGAGTCTGCTGCAGTTACGCACTGCTATGAAAGAG CTCTCAGTGCAGAACCAGGAACTGATGGAACATAATCTGACACTTCAAGAGCGTCTTCAGGGTGAGGATGTGCCAAGTGGTCCTGGTTTGCTCCCTGTGGGAGCCCGGCTCACCCAGAAGCTGTATGGAGAGATGGCCGCCTGTCTGTGTGACCTCCGCTCCCTCTGCAACATCCTCACCCAGCGGGCTCAAGGTCATGACCCAAACCTCTCAATGCTGCTCGGCATTGCCT CAGCTCCCCCTGCAGGAGAGCAGTGGCAGGACTGGCTGAGCCCCGAGGGGCTGCAGAAGAAGCTGCAGGAAGCTCAGCAGCTCCGTCGAGACGTCGAGGAACTGAGAACCATAGTCTCTGACCGCTACGCTCAGGATATGGGAGAAAACTGCATCACTCAGTGA